DNA sequence from the Bdellovibrionota bacterium genome:
CTTCCCAAGCCGCCCAAAGCGTACCGGAACATGGACTTCATCGACAGCCCGGAAGCCCGGCCGGTGCGAATCCTGGCGGAATTCTTGGAACCTCAAGTCCGTTTTAGGAAGTATCACGTGACCGACACGATCGTTTTCTTCGGTTCGGCTCGCGTGGTGCCGTCGGATAAGGCGAAGGGGGATTTGGAGCGCGCAAAGGGAGAGTCGGGGGAGAGCCGGGTTCACGGGGAACGCTTTAAACATGCCGAGCGCATGGTTCAGATGGCCCGTTACTACGACGAGGCCGTCGAGCTGGCCCGCATGATGACGATTTGGTCGAAGGGACTCGGCAAAGGGCAGCGGCGTTTCATTATCTGTTCCGGCGGAGGCCCGGGAATCATGGAGGCGGCCAATCGCGGCGCCATCGAGGGAAAAGGGCTGTCGATCGGGTTTAATATTTCGATTCCGTTCGAGCAGATGCCGAATCCCTATATTTCCCCGGAACTCAACTTCGAGTTTCACTACTTTTTCATCCGCAAATATTGGTTCGCTTATATGGCCAAGGCGCTGGTCATTTTCCCGGGAGGGTTCGGGACCCTGGAC
Encoded proteins:
- a CDS encoding LOG family protein, with protein sequence LPKPPKAYRNMDFIDSPEARPVRILAEFLEPQVRFRKYHVTDTIVFFGSARVVPSDKAKGDLERAKGESGESRVHGERFKHAERMVQMARYYDEAVELARMMTIWSKGLGKGQRRFIICSGGGPGIMEAANRGAIEGKGLSIGFNISIPFEQMPNPYISPELNFEFHYFFIRKYWFAYMAKALVIFPGGFGTLDELAEVLTLIQTGKIRKKIPIVIYGSEYWNKVINFHKMVEWGTLSPEDLDLFRICDTPQQAFDYLTQELKRLYVNKGEQE